ttataaaataaagacggTAAAATAAAGACAAGTATGAAGAaaaattgatatattattcaaacttcaaacttatgtacataatgaactgaattcttctctatttatagaagaaaggaagttgttgtgtaagctgctactgcaagctggtgctgcaagctgctgtgtaagctgcttgtaagttgctgtgtaagctgctgctctaaactgttgtgccagatatagataattttctatcatgggtaatatttatccataacggagtaccgaaaggataagcttcttcaggaggcttatttccaatagagtactaaatagataaatgtattaatggcggagtctcatatggataaacttcttcaggaagcttatttataacggagtactaaatgaacatccataatataatatattcataacactcccccttggatgttcattaaaagataatgtgcctcgttaaaaacttactaggaaaaaccccgtgggaaaaaaaaaccctagtgaaggaaaaagagtacacatatttagtaatacgcattgctagctgcctcattaaaaaccttataagaaaaaccctgtgggaaaaaaccttaataaggaaaaaagagtacatcgcatattttactccccctgatgaaaaccttgtttcaaatagttaagtctccgcattccaatcttgtataccatcttctcaaaagttgaagttggtaaagatttagtgaataaatctgccggattgtcatttgaacggatttgttgcacatcaatgtcaccatttttctgaagatcgtgtgtgtagaataattttggtgaaatgtgcttcgttctatctccttttataaattctcccttcaattgggctatgcatgcagcattgtcttcgtataaaattgtgggtcttttctcacattccaaatcacatttttctcgaataaaataaattattaatctcaaccatatgcattccctacttgcttcatgaatgactattatttcagcatgatttgaagaagtagcaataatagattgttttgtggagcgccatgatatgatagtacctccacatgtaaacacgtacccggtctgagatctagctttatggggatcagataaataacttgcatctgcataaccaacaagatttgcactatctttgttagcataaaacaaacccatatcaagagttccctttaaatatcgcaatatatgcttaatcccattccaatgtctccgtgtaggagaagagctatatcttgctagtaaattaatagaaaatgctatgtcaggccttgtagcattagcaagatacataagtgcaccaattgcactgagatagggtgtttcaggacccaggagttcctcatcctattctagaagtcggaacgggtccttattcattcaagtgatcgaacaactattggtgtactcaatggatGCGCTTTGTCCAtataaaagcgttttaagaccctttctgtataggcagattgatgcataaagatcccatttgctaaatattcaatttgcagtccaagacaaagttttatctttccaagatcttttatctcaaattctttcttaagatattcaattgccttttggagctcttctggagttccaacaagatttatgtcatcaacataaacagcaagtataacaaattctaataccattttctttataaaaatacatggacaaataacatcatttatgtaactctctttcaacaaatattcactgaggcgattataccacatgcgcccagattgttttaaaccgtacaaagatctttgtaatctgattgagtactttcccgagattttgaatatgcttcaggcattttaaatccttcagggattttcatgtaaatctcattatcaagtgacccgtacagataagctgtaaccacatccatcatatgtatttcaagcctttcacgtaaggctaaactgatgagatatcgaaatattatggcatccataatgggtgaatatgtttcttcataatcgactccaggtcgttgtgagaatccttgtgcgacaaggcgagccttgtatctttcaacttcattttgctcattcctttttttcacaaaaacccatttatgaccaactgattttataccagcaggtgtttggactactggtccaaagacatctcttttagcaagtgcgttcaattctgattaattcccccttgccattttggccaatcagatctttgttgacattcttcgatagatcggggttcaaaattctcactatcttgcataatgttaagtgcaacattatatgcaaaaatattatccaccactatttcagatcgatttaaattaatcccatcaccagtagaacttattaaaagttctttGCTCACTTGAGTCACGAGtttattgatttcttcaggaatctcataactaatcagatcttgggtctcttcaggagatcccttcataatatcattttgatcatttgtcgattttctttttctaggatttcgatccttagaacccataggtctaccacgcttcaggcgtgctttaggttcactagctctcatgctaataGATGGTTCTGCTGGGAAATCAATttggataggcacattctctgcagggatatgtgacttagttatcctttttaaatcagTAAATgtgtctggcatttgatttgctatattctataaatggatgatcttctggacctcctgattacatataggggtacgtggatcaaagtgagataatgatgaaactttccacacaatttctcttttgatttcctttttctctccccctaattgtgggaaatttatttcatcaaatcgacaatctgcaaatcgagcagtaaataaatctcccgtcaatggttcaagatagcgaataatagagggtgattcaaacccaatatatattcctaaccttatttaggggcccatcttactgcgctgtggtggtgttactggcacatatacagcacatccaaaaattcgtagatgggcaatatttggttttcataagtagtggtcttgctatcaattgcagtcgtttaataaatgactctgcaagaccattttgagtatgaacataagctaccggatgttcaacttttatcccaactgatagacagtaatcatcaaaagtttgagatgagaattctccagcattatcaatgcgaatagcctttataggataatctgggaattgtgcccttaatcgaattatttgggctaataactttgcaaacgccaggttgcgagatgataataggcacacatgagaccatcttgaagatgcatctattaggaccataaaatatccaaacaacccacttggtgggtgaataggtccacatatatccccatgtatacgttctaagaaggtaggggactcaatgccaaccttcattggtgatggtctagtgatcattttgccttgataacaagcatcacaagaaaattcattatttataagaatcttcaagttctttaatggatgcccacttgaattttcagtaattcgtctcatcattattgatccaggatgacccaaacggccatgccaaagcacaaaagtatttgaatcagaaaacttctggtttatgatagagtgtgcttcaactgtactaatctttgaataatataagccagaagataaagttggtaacttttctacaatgcatttctggccagaaatattctttgtaatacaaagatattccatattcattttatctattgtctcaacatgatacccatttcggcggatatctataaaactcaacaagtttcttcgggacttggaggagtacAATGCAATgtcgataataagttttgttcccttagacagaaatacaatagctcttccggagttttcaatcaaacttatattaccagaaattgtagaaacatttgctttttccttatgcaaataagaaaagtatttctgatctttgaatatggcatgagttgttccactatcaactacataaatatcttcatgattggtctttgatccaaacataatttgaggattatccatattcttcaaaattacataaacaaaataaatatgatagtaaacattataacttttatttatgtataacaattacataactatactatctactacaaataacagaaattaaaatatttacatctctacagattcactaccgattacatgacttgtttctccttctgggagtgcaaagtaatcagctacattcaaatgcatgaagtctaaattatcttcagaaataaaatttgcttcagcatttttctctgtcttcttcaggaaaacttgatatagctcaaccaggtgctttggcgtacggcaTGTAcatgaccagtgcccttttcctccacatctatagcatgcattttctggctttgcttCTTGCatcgcttcatgcttttgttccttccttttccactgctggtggtgaggagggttctttggtgcattattattaccacgattagagtttcctccccgaccacggccatgaccacgactggggccacgtcctcttccacgtttagcttggtggaagttcgtctcattcacttcagggaatggacaagaaccagtaggtcggctttcatggtttttcattaatagcccattatgttgctcggctacaagaagatgtgagataagttcagaatactttttgaatcccatctctcgatattgctgctgcaggagcatattcgaggcatgaaaagtggtgaaagttttctccaacatatcatgatcagtaatattatcaccacatagtttcaattgggaaataattctgaacatagcagaattatactcattgatagatttaaaatcttgtagccttagatgagtccaatcataacgtgcctgtggaagaacgaccatcttcaggtagtcatatctatctttcaaattactccacaatatgactggatctttaacagtaagatattccattttcaggccctcatcaaggtgatggcgtaggaatatcattgctttggcacggtcttggtttgatgcctgatttttatctttgatggtgtctgccagacccatcgcatcaagatgaatttcggcatcaagcacccaagacatgtagcttttgcccgatatatacagggctacaaactcaagtttagaaagatttgatattatttagaaaaagaaagttcgtacctttgatactttcaaagtattttctcgagatggcagagtctcgtgctgataacgtgttataaaataaagactgtaaagtaaagacaagtatatagagaaactgatatattattcaaacttcaaacttatgtacataatgaactgaattctcctctatttatagaagaaaggaagctactgtgtaagctgctactgcaagctgctgtgtaagctgctgctctaaactgttgtgccagatatagataatcttctatcatgggtaatatttatccataacggagtaccgaaaggataagcttcttcaagaggcttatttccaatagagtactaaatagataaatgtatttatggcggagtctcatatggatggataaacttcttcagaaaacttatttacaacggagtactaaatgaacattcataatataatatattcataacagtTTAGATATtagtagtattttttttatttgaatatttaaactaaaaaatttaatttaagaaCAACTTAGGATATTTTTATCCTgaaaaattaaactgaaaaaATTGAAATTCAAGATGTACTGATTAATTTCTAAATATCAGCCCTTTAGAGTGGCTATCTGGTGTCATTTTTACCCTAAAATGAGTCAGTTAATGAGTAACTACTAAAGGTGAAAATAGCGGGCTAGCTATTTTTCGGACTGGTAATCAAAAAATAGCCAATATTTTGCTGAAACACGAAATGTTTCAGCACAATATGCAGGATTATAGAGCTCTTGCATATAAACTTCTATCATATTCAAAGGCGGATCGAGGATTTAAATtctatgggttcaattttaagatttttagcattgaacctattatatatttaaagttatgggttcaaatctattatttttgcaattttaataaatttttacacataaatttctaCTCCgtgtcgaaagttatgggttaaATTGAACCCGTAACTCTCAcactggatccgcctctgatcaTATTATGTTGGAGCTATAgcacacagaaagttccagcataatatgcgggTTTATGGAGCTCCTTCTatccagcataatatgcgggATTATGGAGCCCCTGCGTataaactttcagcatattatgttggactcCAGCACATTATATTGAAATCTCATATGTacaaaattcgaactccagcatattatgctggaattttcggatttttaaaggtatttttgttcagattttatttttacatcaaaatgtttTTTATGTTATGAGTTGTTCCTCCTTAGTTCCGATTACCTTCTCAGATAAACAAGTTTCGTCAACTTTCTTCACCTTCATCTAGCGGGTAAGTAAAAGCTAATGTTAGATACAAGTGGTAAAGTACCAAAACTAATTAAGTTGTTACCACAAAACTGTTGGTTTTGATGATTGCCAAAGGAATATATTCATGAACCAAGTCTATGGAAAGTGTACACAGGTGACAGGCAGAATCAAGCAAAAAGCATGCACGtgaaagggataagtataaatgGTTATTTTTGATAATCCCTGAAcgaaaatattatatatttaataAGGAGTAagactccttacttgaagagaacttTATCCAACATAAGAAAaaagttagaagttgaagataactagaattCTTCCATcaaggaagagtaaagcattagacTTCTAGTTAAttcttattctactaactctataaatattaGTTTTGTTGTCTTTTACGGGTGATGCACACATACTGAAGTTAAGcacgaattgagagcaaaatagcaaggcattttgtgagcaattcttgtgtgatttAAGAATGCGATCCTAAAGCTACgcgaaccagattgaagaaccagtttcataaagagttttatgtgtctttctttatttctagttcaaagtgtAGTAAGCGTTAtgagttgtacctttcaacttTTAAGAAGCAAATTGTACTAGGTACCTGAGTTTTatctttcaagttagagttaactttaAGTAATTGCAACGGCCTGTGGCGTGTTGCTAtaagggttagagttaatccttaggtttgcaagaggtTATAAATTCGAgttgtattgttcaagttagagCAACTTAAAACAGTCGCAATAGCCCGTGGCTGGTTGCTacaagggttagaggtaatccttaggtttgcaagagtttgtaaactttgttgttggctgagagttgtagtgaagtgtttggaaaaaatcctactgggtagtaggtcgtggttttttcaccttttgagtcgagttttccacgtaaaaattcttGTGTTATTTATTTTCTGTGTTATTTATTCCGCAACTGTAGTGTAAGGAACgtatagaagaaccaggtctttTGATAATCCAGTACACACAAAAATCaggcaccacacaaatcaccctccctCTGTGTGGTATTAAAGTATAAAACATCATATTACATAGTTTAATAGGGAAGAAAGCATGGACCGGAATTTATAATTAGCTGCATCAAGAAAATGGATTTATGTGATTAACCATATTTATATAATGGTGTCTTGAAACAGAGATTAAACAAGATTCCAAATCCAGAATATTATAAGAAGAAACTCATGTGCATTAATTCCAAGAAATCAGAGCTGAATCCTTCCACGGATCCAATTACGGCAACTTTTAATAAAGATGGTTAATGAGTGCTAACGCATTGCTAGCAAGTTTGGTAATAGTTGCCATGcaactatttactattttcttCACAGCTGGATTTACCTTTCGACCGGAGAAACCTTCGGTGCATGAATCTGCGTCTGTTATTACAGCACTTGCATATGTCTTGGCATTAGCCAACTGGAATTCTTTATCTTTATCACTCAAATGTCCCATTGCGTCAACAGCCAGTTTGAGTTCGTATACAGCATCCTTGACATCTTCAAAACAGTCTTTAATAGCGGCGGCTTCAATTTTGGTTataccctttttccttttaagTTCCGAGACAGCAACAGTGGCGTTGCGAGCGCCATTTATGGCTACGTTAAGGGCTGCTTTGCATAGCCTTGTGGAATTGATTTTCACTGAAGAAGCGTAGGGAATTAGTGTTTTCTGGCAAAGTGAAGGGTATGTGGTGATCTTGCATTTGGTTTTGACGAAGTTTGTGTAGGCTGGCCGAGAGATTTTGGCAGCTGTGGCTGCAGGCGAAGTTAGCGAAATGAATAAAACAAATGCCAAAAGGGGAAACGTCAAGTTTTTGCAAGTAGAGTACACCTCCATTTCTCCTGCTAATTGAGTTTGGAAGATGTGTTGAATTATGTGTGTTGGGAATAGAGCGAAGATGTGAATATATTTATAGAGATCAAAATTGGCTGGATGGaggattttatttaatttttcaatTCTGATCATGATTACGAAATGAGAATAAAATTGCTGTAAGCTGCATAAAAATGAGTTGTAAGTGTGGGATATCAGATTATCTCGCCATCACAAACGGTAGCAGTCACACAATGTCACATGGAAATCATTCAAGCATGAGAGTTTGTAAGCAAAGTCAACGTAACTTATCAAGGGGTAAGAAAGCGGATCTATATATGCCTAATTTACGTGTATATGTATATTTACCTAGCCTATATTGAACTATTGCACCAGCAGATCATCTTTTTCTAGGGTATTAGAATTGTAGACGTTACTTCTTGAGTAGACAGGGCTTGAGCTTAGAAGTGGAGCAAGATTTTAACTTTATTTGTTCTAATTTTAGAACGGTAACTTTACGTGCTAATAATtggattttaaatttaatattttgtttatATTCAATGAGGTTTTTAACACAAATATACTATTTGAGCAATGTGTTCTGTCGAACTCGCATTCGGCCTTCTAGCTCTATCCTGAAGAGTGGTCGGCCGAACAAGGAGGCGAAGCCAAAATTTGAACCTTATGGGTTCTGAATTCTATCCCGTTTATGTTACTGGTTTCTAAATTAATAAGttatacatattcaatggatATCTTAACAGAAATATATGTTTTGAATAAAAGTTATTAAGTTCGGCCGAACCCGCAAGACTTATGCTATAGCTCCGCCCCTGGTTGAACGTTCTTTGATAAAATTATATTGTGATAGGTCAAATATTAATTACTGTAATATATAAAATCTAGAAGCAAAATTCTTAACTTCGCCAATATGAGTCTTGAGGAATGGACTGTAAGACTGCGTGAACGCGGCCAGAAAATGAAAAGAATGACAGCATAAAACACTGCGGAAGAGAAGGCGATTTCTATGAACAGAAATTAGCTGAAAAAAGAGAGACGGAAAACCTTCAACTAACTCTCGGAGCATAAACATcggataatttattttttttattttttttttttttacatctgTTCATGTAGTCAAAGGCATTTCTTCTCTGCACAACTCAGGAATATTAATAACTTAGGTACTCCTTCCGGTCAATATTACTAAATATATCTGGTCCAAAATAGTTGTCACTTTAAAAAATTAAAGGTATAATTAATTACTTCGtatgtttcaatttatgtgaatctattttctttttagtttgtgCCAAAAAAATGACTACTTTacatatttggaaacaatttacctttatgtaatgatttatagccacacaaaatatatgtacctcattttataccacaaatttaaaaaacttctcttttttcttaaactccgtaccacataaattgaaacggagggagtactattttTCTATTTTGCCCTTAGTATTAAATATTCTTCAAAAGTAAAAATATTGACTACATAGCATAAGAAACTTAGAAGTGAAGAGTAATAAATAAGAGTATAGTAGTCAAAGCCTTCTTATTAATAATTTCTTAAGACACATGTAAAAGAGAAACATGACAACTAAATTGGACCAGAGGGGTATTGAATTTGGAATTAAGaagttatttattttattttaattatggaACAGCGTCTTTTCTTATTAATTCTATGGATCATTTCGTAGCTTCGTTAATTTTCGGCATTTCCGTATACAAATTTTGATTATGTGAGCAACGAGATGCTATACCTTAAAAGGCATTCTTGTTCACTACAAAAAAGAGCTAAACAGTACACAATAATGAAAAATAGCATCGTTCTTGAGACAGTAAAAAGAAAGTAAATGCAGTATGAATGGGTGTGGTCTGCCGAAATACGAAATCTTGAGTGAGCTGATTACTTTACTTTGCAGGAAGGAAAAGACTTATCTGTGTCTAAACTTTTTGTCGATGCAGTAATCCTAAATAATGTACTA
This DNA window, taken from Nicotiana tabacum cultivar K326 chromosome 4, ASM71507v2, whole genome shotgun sequence, encodes the following:
- the LOC107768829 gene encoding pectinesterase inhibitor 4-like gives rise to the protein MIRIEKLNKILHPANFDLYKYIHIFALFPTHIIQHIFQTQLAGEMEVYSTCKNLTFPLLAFVLFISLTSPAATAAKISRPAYTNFVKTKCKITTYPSLCQKTLIPYASSVKINSTRLCKAALNVAINGARNATVAVSELKRKKGITKIEAAAIKDCFEDVKDAVYELKLAVDAMGHLSDKDKEFQLANAKTYASAVITDADSCTEGFSGRKVNPAVKKIVNSCMATITKLASNALALINHLY